The Myxococcus virescens genome has a segment encoding these proteins:
- a CDS encoding response regulator translates to MSLPSLLLVDDSDAILALERAILSGHYTIHTASNGREALEKVGRLRPAAVLLDLSMPEMDGDEVLQRMKADPATADIPVIIISSEKSRAEACLGLGAETFLAKPFRADELLETVGEAMTSARQRARTGSLLVLRVTVGELEFAIPLDAVREVLLHPATRPLPTGPAYLREYVEVRGAALCVLDVARRLGVEHKLTRVERMLVVIEAEGVSLALAVDTVKDPEEYAAADIDRRERVGGADHGPLRDGLIGMLRSGGRSLPILDPRVFIARGLLRELPAMLEAAEAGRNA, encoded by the coding sequence GTGAGCCTGCCGTCCCTGCTGCTCGTCGACGACAGCGACGCGATTCTCGCGCTGGAGCGGGCCATCCTCTCCGGCCACTACACCATCCACACCGCCAGCAACGGCCGCGAGGCCCTGGAGAAGGTGGGGCGCCTGCGTCCGGCGGCGGTGTTGCTCGATTTGTCCATGCCGGAGATGGACGGTGACGAGGTCCTCCAGCGGATGAAGGCGGACCCGGCCACGGCCGACATCCCCGTCATCATCATCTCCTCGGAGAAGTCGCGCGCGGAGGCGTGCCTGGGCCTGGGCGCGGAGACCTTCCTGGCCAAGCCGTTCCGCGCGGACGAGCTGCTGGAGACGGTGGGCGAGGCCATGACGAGCGCGCGGCAGCGGGCGCGCACGGGCTCGCTGTTGGTGCTTCGCGTGACGGTGGGCGAGCTGGAGTTCGCCATTCCGCTGGACGCGGTGCGGGAGGTCCTGCTGCATCCGGCGACCCGGCCGCTGCCCACCGGGCCGGCGTACCTGCGCGAATACGTGGAGGTGCGGGGCGCGGCGCTGTGCGTGCTGGACGTGGCGCGCCGGCTGGGCGTGGAGCACAAGCTGACGCGCGTGGAGCGCATGCTCGTCGTCATCGAGGCGGAGGGCGTGTCGCTGGCGCTCGCCGTGGACACGGTGAAGGACCCCGAGGAGTACGCGGCGGCGGACATCGACCGGCGCGAGCGCGTGGGCGGCGCCGACCATGGCCCGCTGCGCGATGGGCTCATCGGCATGCTGCGGTCGGGAGGGCGTTCGCTGCCCATCCTGGACCCGCGGGTATTCATCGCGCGGGGGCTCCTGCGGGAGCTGCCCGCGATGCTCGAGGCCGCGGAGGCCGGGCGGAACGCATGA
- a CDS encoding CheR family methyltransferase → MSGALDPRLLARAREVVASITGFRNDAIASEAVDRVVRAELARGRTASDLLGELLHPVSHLATALVKAILVGETYFFRHPEHFRFISHEAVPAALQRGALALRGWSAGCASGEEAYSLAACLQASLPHGFPVEVLGTDIHEASLEAARRATYGTWSRRESAPRLFPLYSETGEREVTILPPVRRITTFAQANLLAPLPERFGRFDFILCRNVLTYFTPAARDAAISLLSRTLNPGGWLFLGAVEVDRVPAGMVREGPPELQAFRLLTQEELNARAAAASRAAALARPVAPPSRRPVAPLMPVVAREVPAAPPPPPTRLHLNALERIEEGDEVGASSVLEALVRQAPDYLPGLLELALLRERSGAREGAVPLMRALRSRAERLPPDQLVEGPEALPARFYQASADAYLNQGALE, encoded by the coding sequence ATGAGCGGAGCGCTCGACCCGCGGCTGCTGGCCCGCGCGCGGGAAGTGGTGGCCAGCATCACTGGCTTTCGCAATGACGCCATTGCCTCCGAGGCGGTGGACCGCGTCGTTCGCGCGGAGCTGGCCCGCGGGCGCACCGCGTCCGACTTGCTGGGCGAACTGCTCCATCCCGTCTCCCATCTGGCCACCGCGCTGGTGAAGGCCATCCTGGTGGGGGAGACGTACTTCTTCCGCCACCCGGAGCACTTCCGCTTCATCTCCCACGAGGCCGTGCCCGCGGCGCTCCAGCGGGGGGCCCTGGCCCTGCGGGGCTGGAGCGCGGGCTGCGCGTCTGGCGAGGAGGCGTATTCGCTGGCCGCGTGCCTCCAGGCGTCGCTGCCGCACGGCTTCCCCGTGGAGGTGCTGGGCACGGACATCCACGAGGCCAGCCTGGAGGCGGCGCGCCGCGCCACCTACGGGACGTGGTCCCGCCGCGAGTCCGCGCCACGCCTCTTCCCGCTCTACTCGGAGACGGGCGAGCGCGAGGTCACCATCCTTCCCCCCGTCCGCCGCATCACCACCTTCGCCCAGGCGAACCTGCTGGCGCCGCTGCCCGAGCGCTTCGGCCGCTTCGACTTCATCCTCTGCCGCAACGTGCTCACCTATTTCACTCCCGCCGCGCGTGACGCGGCCATCTCCCTCCTGTCGCGCACGCTCAACCCCGGCGGCTGGCTGTTCCTGGGCGCCGTGGAGGTGGACCGCGTCCCCGCGGGCATGGTCCGCGAGGGGCCGCCGGAGCTGCAGGCCTTCCGCCTCCTCACGCAGGAAGAGCTGAACGCCCGCGCCGCCGCCGCGTCCCGCGCCGCCGCCCTCGCCCGTCCGGTGGCGCCGCCGTCCCGCCGTCCGGTGGCGCCGCTGATGCCCGTGGTGGCGCGCGAGGTGCCCGCGGCGCCTCCGCCGCCGCCCACGCGGCTGCATCTGAATGCGCTGGAGCGCATCGAGGAAGGCGACGAGGTGGGCGCGTCCTCCGTGCTGGAGGCCCTGGTCCGCCAGGCGCCGGACTACTTGCCGGGGCTGCTGGAGCTGGCCCTGTTGCGGGAGCGCTCCGGGGCGCGGGAAGGCGCGGTGCCGCTGATGCGCGCCTTGCGCTCGCGCGCGGAGCGGCTTCCTCCGGACCAACTCGTGGAGGGGCCGGAGGCCCTGCCCGCGCGTTTCTACCAGGCGTCCGCTGACGCCTACCTCAACCAGGGGGCGCTCGAATGA
- a CDS encoding chemotaxis protein CheW, with product MKVTPRTLEAAQEAEALELLERRASRLREQGENTVEEAVHWIAEFPLGEERYALSLESLRAALPLKMVSPVPLSAPHVVGVLRFQGQVLAALSLASLLGGHGWRQDPAVLLVVDRGDGELCALDCEAIPRPTTLPMSAVEAARVRAEGAVMEVFTQDRQLIHLIDLKRLFSATRGTGARHAR from the coding sequence ATGAAGGTCACCCCGCGGACGTTGGAAGCGGCCCAGGAGGCCGAGGCGCTCGAGCTGTTGGAGCGGCGCGCGTCCCGCCTGCGAGAGCAGGGGGAGAACACCGTCGAGGAGGCGGTCCACTGGATTGCCGAGTTCCCGCTCGGTGAGGAGCGCTACGCGCTCTCCCTGGAGTCGCTGCGCGCCGCGCTGCCCCTGAAGATGGTGTCGCCGGTGCCGCTGTCGGCGCCGCACGTCGTCGGGGTGCTGCGCTTCCAGGGCCAGGTGCTGGCCGCGCTCAGCCTGGCGTCGCTGCTGGGCGGCCACGGCTGGCGGCAGGACCCGGCGGTGCTGCTGGTGGTGGACCGCGGTGACGGCGAGCTGTGCGCGCTGGACTGCGAGGCCATTCCCCGCCCCACCACGCTGCCCATGAGCGCGGTGGAGGCCGCGCGGGTGCGCGCGGAGGGGGCGGTGATGGAGGTCTTCACGCAGGACCGGCAGCTCATCCACCTCATCGACCTGAAGCGGCTGTTCTCCGCCACGCGCGGCACGGGAGCCCGTCATGCCCGTTGA
- a CDS encoding hybrid sensor histidine kinase/response regulator, producing MPVDPMLQGLVAGFAVEAQEVVQKVTMDLLELEREGLETDALTKLYVRLGRHLHTLKGSAASLGMQDLSDIAHKLEDALAPLKANPQKMPRPVVDILLHGLDLFLLRAQAHADGRGEALPDPAAALAQLVADAPPPEEAAAMVAASGGLAAVAAPAPSAEPVSVADALPESADAGWRVSSWQVTALMREVERLREVRLRVEERGRELERVAVLLAKQGLLAETAEARTALSGTARSLRTDGEETSDIVDALEDGLKAITTRPVRTILDPLQRMVRDLSRQLGKEARLSVVGAEVSLDRRLLEKLQGSLVHLLRNAVDHGLELPADRERAGKHHEGALTLRVEQQGNLLYLEASDDGAGIDVEVVRRLAEQRGVVTAEETARLNENQLRDLIFRSGFSTRTDVTDTSGRGVGLDAVRASVEALQGRIEVASTPGQGTRFMLTLPTDLGSSPVLVVRVLEQLVGLPMLAVEATQLARAESLRLGKRRAHLEYQGQLLSVVDLGARLGLRALAPPAEGQPLLIVQSGGKRVALVVDAVVGDRDLVIRPLPSEVRDVPAWQGAATLSRGELLLICRPDWLVTETVQVQVSAQRRALVVDDSLTARALHRAMLEAGGFTVHLAASGARALDRLQSDTYDVVICDLDMEEMDGIQLIAKLRERPETASLPVILVSAHDSSVARERGLKAGADGYLSKRECAAGRLLAEVLDVMSRRGSRA from the coding sequence ATGCCCGTTGATCCGATGCTGCAGGGGCTCGTCGCGGGCTTCGCCGTCGAGGCCCAGGAAGTGGTCCAGAAGGTCACCATGGACCTGCTGGAGCTGGAGCGCGAGGGCCTGGAGACGGACGCCCTCACCAAGCTCTACGTCCGGCTGGGCCGCCACCTGCACACCCTGAAGGGCAGCGCCGCCTCGCTGGGCATGCAGGACCTGAGTGACATCGCCCACAAGCTGGAGGACGCGCTCGCCCCGCTGAAGGCGAACCCTCAGAAGATGCCGCGGCCGGTGGTGGACATCCTGCTCCACGGCCTGGACCTCTTCCTGCTGCGCGCGCAGGCCCACGCGGACGGGCGCGGGGAGGCGCTTCCGGACCCGGCGGCCGCCCTGGCGCAGCTGGTGGCGGACGCGCCGCCGCCCGAAGAGGCCGCGGCCATGGTCGCCGCCTCCGGGGGCCTGGCCGCCGTCGCCGCGCCGGCTCCGTCCGCAGAGCCCGTGTCCGTGGCGGACGCGCTGCCGGAGTCCGCGGACGCGGGCTGGCGCGTGTCGTCGTGGCAGGTGACGGCGCTGATGCGTGAGGTGGAGCGCCTGCGCGAGGTGCGCCTGCGCGTGGAGGAGCGAGGCCGCGAGCTGGAGCGGGTGGCCGTGCTGCTGGCGAAGCAGGGGCTGCTGGCGGAGACGGCGGAGGCGCGCACGGCGCTGTCCGGCACCGCGCGCTCGCTGCGCACCGACGGTGAGGAGACGAGTGACATCGTCGACGCGCTGGAGGATGGCCTCAAGGCCATCACCACGCGCCCGGTGCGCACCATCCTGGATCCGCTCCAGCGCATGGTGCGTGACTTGTCCCGTCAGCTGGGCAAGGAAGCGCGGCTGTCGGTGGTGGGCGCGGAGGTGTCGCTGGACCGGCGCCTGCTGGAGAAGCTGCAGGGCTCGCTGGTGCACCTGCTGCGCAACGCCGTGGACCACGGGCTGGAGCTGCCGGCGGACCGCGAGCGGGCGGGCAAGCACCACGAGGGCGCGCTCACCCTGCGCGTGGAGCAGCAGGGCAACCTGCTCTACCTGGAGGCGTCCGACGACGGCGCCGGCATCGACGTGGAGGTGGTGCGGCGCCTGGCCGAGCAGCGCGGCGTCGTCACCGCGGAGGAGACGGCGCGCCTCAACGAAAACCAGCTGCGGGACCTCATCTTCCGGTCCGGCTTCAGCACCCGCACGGACGTGACGGACACGTCCGGTCGCGGCGTGGGGCTGGACGCGGTGCGCGCGTCGGTGGAGGCCCTGCAGGGCCGCATCGAGGTCGCGAGCACGCCGGGGCAGGGCACGCGCTTCATGCTGACGCTGCCCACGGACCTGGGCAGCTCGCCGGTGCTGGTGGTGCGCGTGCTGGAGCAGCTGGTGGGCCTGCCCATGCTGGCGGTGGAGGCCACGCAGCTGGCGCGCGCGGAGTCGCTGCGCCTGGGCAAGCGCCGGGCGCATCTGGAGTACCAGGGGCAGCTGTTGTCGGTGGTGGACCTGGGGGCGCGGCTGGGCCTGCGCGCCCTGGCGCCGCCGGCCGAAGGGCAGCCGCTGCTGATTGTCCAGAGCGGTGGCAAGCGCGTGGCGCTGGTGGTGGACGCGGTGGTGGGGGACCGGGACCTGGTCATCCGCCCGCTGCCGTCGGAAGTCCGCGACGTGCCGGCCTGGCAGGGCGCAGCCACGCTCAGCCGTGGCGAGCTGCTGCTCATCTGCCGCCCGGACTGGCTGGTGACGGAGACGGTGCAGGTGCAGGTGTCGGCGCAGCGGCGGGCGCTGGTGGTGGACGACTCGCTCACCGCGCGGGCGCTGCACCGGGCCATGCTGGAGGCGGGCGGCTTCACGGTGCACCTGGCGGCCAGCGGGGCCCGGGCCCTGGACCGGCTCCAGTCGGACACCTACGACGTCGTCATCTGCGACCTGGACATGGAGGAGATGGACGGCATCCAGCTCATCGCGAAGCTGCGGGAGCGCCCGGAGACGGCGTCGCTGCCCGTCATCCTGGTCTCCGCGCATGACAGTTCGGTGGCGCGCGAGCGGGGCCTGAAGGCGGGCGCGGACGGCTACCTCAGCAAGCGCGAGTGCGCCGCGGGCCGTCTGCTGGCGGAGGTGCTGGACGTGATGAGCCGCCGGGGGAGTCGCGCGTGA